Within the Bombus vancouverensis nearcticus chromosome 10, iyBomVanc1_principal, whole genome shotgun sequence genome, the region TGTATTTACTATATCTTTCAATACCACTGACAATTAATGCTTCAGTATCGTCTAATTCTTCTGTAACAAGCATTGTTACCATCAATTCAGGACAAATTACAAATCTTATCTCTTCTTGTACACATCCTAAACCAAGAACTCCACCACCTACATATCTAGAAgagttttcaatttttataacaaatatCGCTTTAGTTTAATATTGACTACAAAAATATAAGGTACCTATTCGCAAAATCCACTTGCAAAAATCCAGTTCCTTCTGCTTCTATCGTCCCTTTACTTGTAGTATGTAAGGGTAATAGTTTTTGTACTTGTTCATCCCATTTTGGGCAATCAGACTTAGGAATATAACGCCGTTGTATTGTTACCACACCTTCTGGGGCTGCTCTAtggaaaaattataataaataatgtattGATTCTTTACTAATACTTCATTAAATAAATCGTAACGTATCCACCTTTAGATGTTACTCTccgaaaataatgaaatatacatTTCATCTTCTCCATTACAGATTCACACTTATTCCATTTTTCCTCTTTATATGCTGAAAACAACCTatgtaaatgtatatattaatatattaagtgTATATAACTATTAAATTACGTATAATTAGTTCTGCTAGTACTACTGTTTGGTTAATTACATTTGTATAGTATGATCTACTTTAATCCTATTAAAGGTTATaatcatataacaaaataccTATTGAAATTGATGTATGGATATCTTCCATATTCAGATTGTGGATTAGTTGAGTTACGTCTTGGAAATGTACAGAAAAATGCATTAGCTAATAAAGAGGCTATTTGTAACTGGCTAAGACTGATTGTGCCATTAGTGTGACGTTTCAAAAGAGGCACTGAACTAGTTACCAAAACAGGAAGTTGCAAAGCAAGCTGAACCATCTTTGGCATCAAAGTTTCaaagaaattatttgtttcatcTTCATCAAGTACCTTTAACATGAAATTATTGTATAATGAGAATATATAAAGAGTACATTGTGAAAAAGGTATATAAAATTTAAGGTTTTACCTCAGAAAAAAAATGATGCAGTGCAGTAAAATCCCAACGCTGTGCATATGTGTGATTATAAGAAAGTATTGCATTTTCTAACTGATGAGTCGAAACAAAACTTTGAAGTAATGATTCCTGTATTATTTCCCATCTGTTTCGACAACGTCGAGATCCATtctgtaataataattatatcatttAGAAATTGCAGAGTAGAAAATAATACTAGGTTTTACTCGTTGTCATCTCTCACTTACCTCATCTATTGGATACACACTACGTTTTGAATGCGGCATCCTAACATAATCTTGACACCATTTTTCTACTTGATGAGTAGGATATGGTTTTGGCGTTCCACGTGCCGGTAATGGCaactattttaaataatttttaagttaAAATTCATATgcattaatgaaaaatatttattcaatttaacCCATACCGATATTAATACTATATGAGATGGAGAAGGGCAAATAGGTGGTAACTCCTGGCTATCATATACACCTAGACCTTTACGTATCTCATCCATGCTCACACCTTTCCATTCAGGTACATCATCCAAAGGTTCTGGTCCATTAACATCAATAGACATTGAGCTTGCTTTATGAAATGAAATGCAATTGAATAACcaatttcaaaaaaatatacaaaatattgtatgtacatataacataaatagTATACACGTAGTTTTAATTTTCCCGGACAACAAATCTTCAAAATTAAATGTGCTCAATTAATATCTTACAATCATCAGAATTTACAGGGTTATTTGTCACGTTATCTATATCATTGAAGATATCCGGAGATAGCGTTTCTTCGTCAAACGAGAATCCAGGATCCGACATAATTCTTGAACTGAGAGaattacaaataatatatagtaatggtggaaaataacaataaacaATACAGTGAAATGAGATGAAATAAAGTTCTTACGTACAAAAATAAAATGACGATGTTTAAAAGCTACATAACGCGTCTCGAAAATAAGGTAATCTTGAAGTGGCAATAAATTATCACAATACTGACAAATTGTTCggtaattctttaaaatttcgttCCAAGAATGTACGATCATTAAAACCGAAGTTACGCGTATATTGCTTTGGCGCCACAATTCTTCGTGTTGATAAACGTATTGCGGGAAAATTAGACATAACGGTACACAaacagaaaattatatatattaatatcaactaatgtttctatgtatatatatatgttatattaaaagTTACATTTGCACTTCACATCTGAATGTTCTTTACACCTTTATAAAACAATACATAATATTTCGTAAGTACGTAAATTGCATGAAACATAAAGTATTATGGTATGAATCGTTCGAATGAATCGATCCATTTAGGGGAAATACATCTAATAGGGGAAAAATATTTACCTCAAATATTCCGAAATTAAATGATCAAAAAAATCGCTTATGTGAAACACAAAATGTTAATTGttacttttattagaaattACATATACTGGTAGAGAATTTGTCAAAGTAGATcgtacattgtgtatataatTCCATTATATTGTAGAGTTGTTTGTTATATGTAGCAAGTAGCTACATATAAGTTTTTACATAGTTACGTACAGAAtacatttcttatatttttgtactaattaatacaaataaaagatataaataaatataatgttaaACCAATTAAAACATCCAACTTATACTACAATCATTGACTAAATACAGGATAGACTTGACAATTATATGGCACTTCGTGTGTCacgttctgaaataccgacaTTGAAAGAGATCAGAGATTAGTATATCTTACGCCCTCAGTGATTTGCTACGGCAAATATAAGAATTATATTCAACTTAATTGTCAAAAATCTTAAAAATGGATGTAGCATTTTACAGGACATCGAATCATTGACtatgaaattacaaattataaataacttattttgagaaataaaatcatttaccttctcatttattttttattattacaaacatataatttattagaaaGAATTGGATAGTTTATGTGAAAAGTTTTGAAACTTGTGTTGAAGATTTGAAAATGAATATTGTGGCTGAGTGACGTAATAATCGATAAACGCACCTTATCGATTATATTTTTGGTTTGTCATAATAAAAATGtcacaataaaatattataataacaatGGGGTAGTATTTTTTGGTATGAAAATGATAGTTTTAATCTCAAAGCCGATAACTTTGAATTGATGAAGTTTAAAGTATTCACAACTTGAATTTTGTGCGAATACTTGTATTAGTCATATTTAACTGTCCGCGTCtgttcaattttcaaatttgcaaggtctttacatatattttattttgcagACACATAATGGTTCGCGTGCATCGTTCGAAGATGGCCGAACAGAGGATCAGATAAAAATTTTTGAAGTTTGAGAATATTGACCCAGTGTCAGTGGTGGCCTTTTCGTAGAAAAATGGGAGAGGTTGTTAAGATGAAATAAATTcacgaaaatattaaatacaatttatttcACAACAAATTACAGTTAAAATTTTTTAGTAAGCATTTTTAAAATGCAGctgcttttttttattttccttaagATTATTATATTCGTTACACTCGTGAAATAAAATGTATGTTTCCTGTAAGTGAAGCTGAAGGTATAAATCTCATACATTCGCTCAAACGTGCTTTAGTTTCTAATATAAAATTactgtaaaatattattttaattacttgtattatatcatttaataaaagaagaacattATATCCACTTAATTATGTACACTTAATTATAACATGTTGATAACATATAAACATACCATGTATAGGTTGTTGATCAAAACAAATTTCTTGGCACACAATATGTCAATTTTGCGCCTGGCAATGATAAATCAGTTGTTCCGCTCTAGCCAATCAGGAGTTAGGTGAAATTTTGGCGCGGAATGTGATTGTACTGTTGGAAAGTGTGGCATTAAAATATATCTTCTTATGAAATACCTGATTTTAATTACGTGGTGCTTTCTTACTGTTCTGTTGTCTTCGCTACTTGTGCGCTACTGTCTTTAGCAATCTATGAATTAATAGAATTTCTTAAAGAATAATACATGTATATTAGATTTCATCTTGTTTATTAACATCTAAAGTTagctttttcattaattttacaGTATTGCAATTTGTAATATCATAATATTGGAAGTAGCTTTTTGTTCCTAGGTAGATagcaatttttattacatttgttTTAACAATTAGTGTTGCGGACTTCCATCGCGATTGTTTTAATTAGTTTTCTAGGTAAAGTTACGTTGATGAATAATCGCGTTTTCTGAAGTAGTGTTGCGCCTGTATCATGCTCAATTTTCTTCCACTGACCTGTGGAACCATGTTCCTGGATTATCTTGTGCAGGTAACACGAGCAGTTTCCTATATCGTTGCACTGGATGTCTCATTATTAGTGCtatgaatattgaaatatgagtgtgtagattaatatttatacctAGCTAAAATATCCTACCTTTGCTTTCGACAGTTTTCTaattcttttttactttctttatttttaatagtTCATTCTGTATATAATTACTTTTGTAAATATTGCATGAAGCACTCTTCACGATTTATATTGAGAATTTTTGATTTTATATCTGAATTTAGTAAATTAGTACtgcgaagaagaaaagataGAATAAAAGATTTATAGTTTGTTTGTATTATTGTTCGGGATAAATAGATCTCTAAATTTTTGTATCAAGACTTATAGGAAAGACTTCAGGTTTCCGATAGGCAGAGCCAATAAAAgagtttttaattttgtttaaattaatttaaattcaagTTGATTTCAGAAATCCATACAAAATCGGCGCGATAAAAGCATGCAATGTATTTCAAGACAGTATATCGAAAGTATTCAAGGTTTTGAAGGAATCAGCAAACACACATCAAAAAAGGAATTTGTTTAAAGTTAGCATGTACGtactacatacatatgtatttttgcGTAAAAGGAGGGTGGATATTTTGGAACATGTAACACGAAGTCCCGTAAGATGTCAGGTCTAGTATCTTTATATGATCGTGGTATCGTGATATGCATCATGGTTAGGAATTCTATTCCTCGTTGCGTGTATCTCTTTCTTTCGATTCGTCGATAAAACAGTGAACGCGCCATCTATTGAAAAGAGCATTCTGACTGTATTAGTCAATGATGCTGATTACACGGTAATATTCGATTTTCTAAGTCAATGTACGCGTTAACAGATGGCACTGCGATGTAAAAATTtgatataaagtataatatacattatcaattgtttaaaataaatttatattcgaTATTTGTTGAATGAACATATAAAAATTTCGGACAGCGCGTAATCGACATTTTTAGAAAGTAACCATTTGAATTTGAGTCAGTtacattttataaatagttgcagtaaatacgaaaaagaaaaacagcaaATTATTTAGACATCTAAATTTGTGCGATGCTCTGAGATAAAAATTATgataagaatatttttaaagcaCTATATTAGCGTGTCCTTATATagaactttctttttatttctcatCGTACTCCAACTTTCTTGCTCCAGTAACCTAGTTATTAGTACacttgaaaattaaaattactatTTCTTGTTTCACTGCTCTCTTTTACTGCACTTTTAACGTCATATAATGTATTGTTAAAATCgctaaaaaatagtaatatatcaTTTTCATGTATACATAGATATATGTGATTTAGCAACagcattttattatttttttatcggAAACGTTTCTTACATCGCCGTTTCTAATACAATCTTTTGACACAGAAATGAATTGCGTGTAATATTATCTGTGATATTTGagtgtacgtacatatatatatatatatatatatatatatatatatatatatattctttttccaACAAAAAAGGAAGTCTCTTAAAATAtccgaaattattaattaacggaAAAAAGATAATGGAAGTTTCATTTGTTTAGTACGATAGCTTTGATTTATCGCTCATCCAAATGTTATTTATGTTATTCACACGTCACTTTACTGACGTTCACACGAAAGTAATGCACGTACTTGCGAATAATGCGTAGAACACgttcattaaaaatttgttacctTGTTATTGCTGCGAAGGCTGTCACCTCGTACACGTGAAATGCGATTCAACGTCTGGAGTAACACATGTGGATTTATGTAGATACGCGCAAACACGGTTACACAGGTATAGATACGGATCGTACATTATATCTATGGTACAAAGCCTTGCCACTAGCTGTGGCACGTGCGAATTTAGACTAGATTATATTAATCTGTTCGAAAACGTTCGTTTCCTATTACTACTGCAAAATACATTGGTAATTCAAAATAATTGAATGATATATTCACgctaacaaaaatataattattatatactgcatcttccttattttatttcgtttcattgTTTGAATAAAATTTACCGTTCCTTTCaacgtgtatatacatatatatatataataaatatatatattatatattataatatatatatatatatatatatatatatatatatatatatatattaagtaGATGCACATGAAATATCGTCTCTccaaaatttaaatttgacgggtcgatattatttgtaacatttgtCTTATCTTCGATTATTAACTacattaagaaaaaaaaagaattgctATAAGTTACGTGTATTAAATGTTAGGAAGACGACAATGATATCAAAATCTTATTACGAATAAACAAAATGTTAATGTAGTTTTCTCGTACGGATTTAAGTATAGTAAAGATATCATAAAAATCAACGGCTTCCGTTATTTCATTTAAGCAATTTTCTAacgtataaattattataaacgaAACTGCAAATAAAGATACTGTTGCATCATTcaaatcttttaattttagAAAGCATAGTTCTTATAAAtcttgaataataaaataaactaaTCGTTGATGAAACACAATTATATGATGATGACAATATGATGTCTCAATGGCACTGTGCGTGTTTAAAATTGTGTACGACATTTCGTATGCACCAacctaatacatatattatattagcCACAAAAGGATCGGTTACACATTTCGATTATGTATAGAAACGTATAGTACAGATCACCGGGGCAAGTGACTGCTCGTACATCCAAAAATATCATTATTCAGAGATACCAATATAACGTGTGATTAGTAAACGTAGCCATAACAGATATGTCTAACACTCACGAACGAACATACGTTCATTACACGTACATGAGCAGGTTAAAACATGCATAGAAACCTGCATGAGGAACATGATTATATGCTTATGACAGACAATTAGATGCTACATAGCGACGCGGATAATATCGATTTGCATATCTACGCGAACACGTGCGTTTACTGATGGTGGAAACAAAGTATGCTTGAGGTTCTCCGGAATATGGATGAGGCATAACCATAAGAAAAACGACGATCCATCTTAAAGATAGGTTAAtagacaaattaattttcagttaAAACGCACTTCGTGTCACGTGCATATAATACAGAAAGAGAAATTAGTAGCTACACATACAGTGTCACGAAAGATGGTCCCCCACTGAATATATATACCTATACTTGCatcaaatattttgtaacttttatatttttcagattttctaattttaaaataactttCTAATTTTCAGATTTGGTTCAAGCTTTATCAACATAGGTAATTATGCTAGTTATGTTTCATTACAatgttaatgaaaaatatttcatatgacgcatattataatatatctacAAAACATTTCTCAAACAATATATGTTCTGTGGTTCAATTATTTTACTTATAGAtcacgaaataaaaaattttttacgtTTGCTTCACACTGTATATATGTAGCGTCGAACGATGGGAACAgtaaatgaaaatgaataaaacaaGCACCATTCACAACGGTCGCGAAATAACAAACGGCAGCGACGCACTTTGATATCGATTCAAAATGATCGACGACGTTTATTTTCGCATGGCGTACGCGTCGATTTCGCAGATTTTCGTACTGGAAAGCGTGTGTTCGGTATCGGCGCGTGCGACAGTGTCGACGTTGCGAGGTCAGTGGAACGGCGACGGTATAAATCGGGCGCTCGTTAAAACGTGACTTACGGCACTTTCACGACCGACCGAAGTTACTAGCGTGCTTGCAGCATTCTCGCTATCCCCCCACTTCTTTCGATTTACACTCTATCCACCAGCTTCTCGTTCCCTCTACTGACAGCTTCTCATAGCTGTTTTCTTTCTCGCGTTCACGATAAAGTCGCGAATGCAAGTACGAATGCAAGCGACGCCTTTTTACGCCAATTTCACTGTAAATTCTACTTTCTCTCTCTACGTTGTTTATCTAACATCACTTCtttttgtaatataaattttttatttctaattttgcGTACTTCGCAACCTATGCTGATCAATTccataaattgtaatattactAATGTAACTTACCTTTATTCGTGTCACAAATATAACTTGATACTGTAAGACGACGAGTTAAAAAGTTACACAAAATCATTGAATTCTTAAGAAATAATTAATGCATCTCTTATGtaacataaattttatttccggTTGTCTAGAACTTTTAACGATAGGTTTTGATGATTCTTTTACCTCCTCCTTCGAAACAAGAGGCAGGATTAAAAGCCTGATTCTAAGAATAGTTGTTCGTTTATTTGAAAGTAGTTATAGTATAGACATCTGCAAGGATTCGTCGGATAGTCTTAGACAGGCAATAATCGCGTCCTTAACAAATCGGCGCAATATTCCATTATGTAAGACAACGATAGAACTCTCGATGGTCGAGAGCCCGATGATCCCAGGTTGTGCTCTATAAATAGACTGACCTTCCTTTGCGCTCTTTAAGTAGGTGTGTTAAGATAGCGTGTATGTACTGTGCCTGCGATGAGACATGTTTCCTTTTCAGAGAGGAACCAGTTGAGTAACGAAGGAGGGTTGGATTAACcgctaaaataaaagaaaccaTGTTCGTAAAAGACGATAATCGACCTTAAAAAATACATACTTAAAAAATACATTTGCCACTGTAACTTTATCGTCGATCATTTCGCTAGAACGTAAGAGCTCGGAAGTAAAATAACCTAACCTATCTCCGTTATTTTGGTAAAACGCGATGACAAGACAAAAATAACTATAAATATCGCAATATATGTATCTATGGAAAAGTGCTGCATAGGACATTTTAACTAAGAAAGGTTTGTCGAATCTTTAACACTAACAGAAATACTCAGGATGTTAACTATATAACTCAAAGTTATAGAGTCGCTCAAAACGACGTTCCTCTTTGACCAGATCGTATTTGCATGTTTGGTGTTACGCGTGTTTGGACGATAGCGAAGAAAGTTCGTTTGGATGATGGCGCAAGTGAACTGGGTACGTCTATCGTTTCTATTTGTCTGGTGGATTCCTCCAGAGAGCGAAATACAATACCCCAGAAGGAGGAAACACTGGGAGAAGTGGGGAAAGGGGCGAAGAACAGACAGGCGATAGGAGAAGTGGAAACAAGATGGGAAATTGTGTAATTTATTCAGCTGAGCAAGGGGCCAGTATTAGTTCGGTGTGCACGCGTAGGTGAATCGGCTGatgtaagagagagagagggggggaggGGGAGAGATGGCGCCAACGTTTGTATCGTCGGATAAAACTTTTGCGTGCTTTCGAAAATTGCATGAACAGTTGCGGTGAGACAACGGAACCGTATGCAATCGCTCGTCGCAATCTCGATAGCCTACAGCTCCATTAGAAAATCTTCTGAGGTTTTTAGACTTCCACGCGAACGATGCGTTCTCTGCACCCATTCGCGTAATTGGAATGTATTCTATCATTGTTGCGATACTTCCATTGATGTCAATCAGTTCTGTTAGATTATATTTCGATGTGTGTATGTGATTATTCGGATGAACGATATTCAAACGATCAACGGTATAGATTGTGTTCCTGCCTTCATACATGtctatgtaaatattttttaatactagaATTGCTGATCTATACCGCGTACCTAAACATATGTGTATTTATGTTTCTATCTCAGTACATATAATACGTATGACCACTGGGCGTTAAGATTAGTTATTCGAATGAAATGATCTCATACATTTGAGAATATTTATTCACGATAATATGTGTCATCTAATAAAAAAAGAACCAAACGCATAGCATACATACATCAGTACCTCTGAAGAGAACGAATAATCTTGGTTTTTCTTTACCATCGGAAAAGAAACGGTGTTTCGAATAAAGAACcgtgaaagcttgtcacgtgtCATGAGGGGTTACTGGTCGATGCGATGGAGTTTATCGACGTTAATGATAGTTGTGGCGTTCCTCTTCTTTGTCATCGACGCGTCATCGTCCCGGTGCAAATGATATCCGCTTAAGAATCGAGTTACGAGACCGCAAGTAGCGAGACGAGTACCACTTTTAAAACAAAGTACCCAGGGAACCCTTCTGCATTTCTCGTTTTCCTTTTTCGCTTTGCTCTTTCTCCCGACGACGACGTAGTATAGCGAGTAGTCgatcggtcggtcggtcggtcacTGAACCGCCCGCGCCGCCTTGTAACTCCATGCCATTCCATCCTATCCTGCCCCGCGATCGAGCCGTGGTACCGTTAGAATCTTGTCCCAGTCTACCTGAAAACTAATTCGACGACGTCTCCGACT harbors:
- the LOC117159216 gene encoding poly(ADP-ribose) glycohydrolase isoform X1, encoding MSDPGFSFDEETLSPDIFNDIDNVTNNPVNSDDSSSMSIDVNGPEPLDDVPEWKGVSMDEIRKGLGVYDSQELPPICPSPSHIVLISLPLPARGTPKPYPTHQVEKWCQDYVRMPHSKRSVYPIDENGSRRCRNRWEIIQESLLQSFVSTHQLENAILSYNHTYAQRWDFTALHHFFSEVLDEDETNNFFETLMPKMVQLALQLPVLVTSSVPLLKRHTNGTISLSQLQIASLLANAFFCTFPRRNSTNPQSEYGRYPYINFNRLFSAYKEEKWNKCESVMEKMKCIFHYFRRVTSKAPEGVVTIQRRYIPKSDCPKWDEQVQKLLPLHTTSKGTIEAEGTGFLQVDFANRYVGGGVLGLGCVQEEIRFVICPELMVTMLVTEELDDTEALIVSGIERYSKYKGYSNSFKWMGDYVDETPKDSSGRRLTSIVAIDALYFTHSEAQFNINNIIRELNKAYVGFVGCEGSKNNLPPIATGNWGCGAFRGNPKLKVLLQLMAAAVAGRSMVYFTFGDTNLRDDIAEIYMHFVKHETNIAHIFSLLVQYQEFASTRNSDFYRFLYNRSKIKPITQHFSKNIHTKISTTKEVFRKSKCVNNGEKRLFHLDVKKYPQIEEEKIQDWLTNVDEDGIDKKKTEILKEEYVDVKRTVEKEQIQGKDNIKKKEGQIHDRDSTEKKKKSSLWRLLEDTAQAKTIQEHRLSGLELLDSKQELISQYLDNGCSKSTKDESRQSIPISTNSHNIQESTQTLSEISVPSHKHESPTKKVGQRKISDFFQSTS